The genomic DNA TATctgcaggcgcgtcgcctgcggcgcaagcggcgcgaggcgctcgcgcaggatgcgcagcgcgggcgACACCTGcctcgcctcgagcagttcGAGGTACTGCTGCTCGTACAGCTGGAACCGGACGTATGCCGCGCCTTGTGcactcgcgctcgacccaCTCGCGGCGTATGCGTCGCTAAaagcgcccggcggcggtgcagaGATCTGCACCGACTCATCGGACAccgcgcgcgcaagctcTGCTTCTGCAGTCTCCCAGCGCCCCTCGAGCACTGCTGCACGAAACTCAGCTACGATGGGCGCTTCCAGGTTCACGCGCGACTCttgctgcagcgtgcgaAAGCTCTCCTCTAGCCCGAGATCCTGCAGCGACTGCTGGAGGACGCGGATCAGTTCCTGGCGGGAAAACGGCCCGCTTCCTTGAGCGGGCCTGCGCTCTATAGGAGCCACTGGGGCATGTCTAGacgtcggcatcgcgcaACCGCTAGCACACCTATCCAGTCCCGGGGAACGCACGGTCGTTGAGCGTACGCCAGCGCGGGGTCCACCCCTAGTATTAGTCAGCAGCGGGAGCTCGGTGGAGGCGAGCGTCTACGGTCCTATGCTTGGTCGGACGGGGCGGGGGCGTCGGGGGCGCTGGCCGCGTTCGAGGCCGGGGTGTTCGACGTTGCGTTGCCCGACGACGCAGGGCGAGGAGACGACGAGTGCGGGATATCGCGCGCGCACGAAAAGGCTGAGAGATAGGGCGACATCGTAGAGCTCAGCGCCGTGTTGGAGAAGGGCGAAAGCGGGCCCGACGAAGGCACCGAGTACCGCGCGGGCTCCTTGCCGATCGGGTACGGTCCGttgcccggcgcgccggccgggGCGGGTGCAGAGTTCGATGCGCCCTGCGTGCTCGGGgcgtcgctctcgcgcaggtTGCTCGACGAGTAGGACGCgtggggcggcggcgcgtccgagtGGGCATAATAGgggctcgacgccgagttGTTCGAGTTGGGGCTGTTTGCCCCGTTTGTGCCGGTCGGCGTGTGCGAGCCACTGTGGCCGTACACGCCGGCGTTGCGCGAGGACAGCTCGGGGTGGATCGCCGCGGAGCCGCTCACGtagggcgcgccgcggatcGCCGAGCTGTTGTGCTGCTGCGAGTAGAGCTTGGACtcgtgcgcacggtgcgGCATGCCGTGCACCggagcaccggcgccgccgtaGTGGCCCGACTTggccgcgtgcggcgcgccgtgctcgccgtCCTGGCTATAGGGGCCTTGGTGGGCGtaggtcggcggcgcgttcgAGAAACCGTAGGACTCCACCTCGTCACcctgctgctcctcgccctcgagcgGTGGCGGGGGCTGCATCGAGAGGTCCACTGCGTTGGACAGCGCAGGGTCCACCGACAGGTCTGCGACCTCCTCGCGGTCGTTCTTCGCGCGGgcggacgccgacgcggcacgcgcacgcgtcgtGCGGGGCGCAttcgtgcggcgctcatTCTTGCGGTCTGAAGGCGCTTCGGATTCGCCCGCGAGCACAACCCTGCACTTGGTCTTGTGACGCGCGAGGAcatcgctgcgcgagaagCTCTTTCCACAGACACAGGTGAAAGGGCGGATATCAgcgtggcggcgctcgtggcggcgcaggtACTCGAGACGCGAGTAGCTCGTGTTGCACGTAGGGCACAAAAACGGCGGCCCGTggggcgtcgcgctgctctgGGTGTTTgagtgcgacgcgccactCGGTGCCGGCGGCACGTGGACAAACATGTTGGCGTTGTTCGCGCTCTCGCccaccgacgacgagaaCGTGGCgagggcctcggcggccgcggcgtgtgGCCCGCCGGACACGTTGCCGAGGAAATCAATCGTGTCGTACTGGTCGTTGGACTTGCCAGGGTACGCGTTTTCGTCGTGTTTAGCCGACTTCAGTGGCGGCTCTTCACCATGCGACTCGGACCGGGCATGCAGCTCCTTTTTCGGCTGGccctcgacgctcgcctGGTAACTAGCAggcggcgggggcggcgcagacTCCATGTACTCCGCCATTGAGGTGGAGGTGGAGGTGATGGTACGACGGCGACAACAACAAACGCGAGGGTACAGGCGGTGAACTGGCTGGCTTATGCAAAGGCAGACAGGTCAAGGGTGTTCCTAGGATCCTTAGAAACCACCAAGAAGAAACAGGCGCCGCGTACAAGGCAAGGGCAGAGCGGGAGACGCGCGAAAAAACCCTCGCAACAAAGGGTGGAGGAGATGGGAGACGAGGTTTGCATCGCGGCGTtggccggcggccgccgcgccccgcgtgcgcgccttcGGCCGTACGGCTCCGCGTGCAACGAAGGAATTCCACGTGGAGGTCCACGTGGAGGTGGAGGTCACGACCCTGGCCACCATGTCGTGGGAAGCGCagtcgcggcgcgtgcggcaggtgcagcagcgcctcgacgcgaaGCTCACCGCCTATTCCCAGCTGGTTTCCGATGCGGCGTCGAACTCGAGTCCGCTCAgcacggcgccgtcggtcgCAGTCGACATGAATAGCGGTGCCACGTCCGCAACGCCGGATCCGGCGTCGCTCGAAGCCGAgatccaggcgctgctcgtgcagTACGCCGATGCTCAGGCCGAGCTTTCGACGCTGCTCAATGAccctgcgctgccgccgacgcagACGCAGCTGCATACCGTCCAGCGCCACCGTGAATTGCTCATGGAGCTGGAGCGTGACTTTTTCCGGACCAAGACGAACCTGCTCCACGCGCTGAGCCGCAAGCAGCTCTTGGGGCACGTCAAGGAGGATATCAGCGCCTaccgtgcgcagcatcAGTCCGAGACGCAGGCGTACCTCGACGAACGCGCCCACCTCGACCGCTCGCAACGCATGATGGACGAGACGTTGGAGTACGTTGGAAAACTAACCCAGCCAAGCGTACGCGACACAGAGCGAGttccgcgcgcagcgcaaccAGCTGAGCAacacgctgcagcgcatgacaaacgccgccgcgcaggtcCCGGGGCTCAACAGCATTCTGACAATGatcacgcgccgccgccggcgcgacaCGATCATCCTCGCCGTGCTGATCGGCGTCTGTGTCGTGATTCTACTCATGGTCGGTACACGGCGATAGGTCTATGCACCTAATAGAGAAGCTCGCGCAAGAGTCACTGTAATTAGTCGTCATATACACATACCAGTtcttcgtcctcctcgGTGATCTGCGAAGGCTTGAGCATACCGGGCACCTTGGCGGCGTtttcgcgctcctcggcggccttgcggtgctgctccgcctccttctcctcgAGGAAGAGGTCCGAGTTGTCCGAGCCGCCCGCAACCTCACGCGACGTGATGAGGAAGTCGCGGAGGTGCACCTTGTACTGCGCCAGATCCGACGCGTGCTCGCACAGTCCACTGACAAACTGATCAATGTACTGCGGCTGGACGTGCGGGaaggcggtgcgcagcaggtTCGCGGTGTACTGCCGGATGAACAAACGGTTGGTCATCGCAGGGTCCGGCACCTGCGCAGGGTCCCACAGCGGTGCCGTGACGCGGTCCGTCTCGATCAGCTCAAAGATGCGCGCCAGAAGCAGGCACTGCGTCTTGAAGCCGCTCTTGTGGTCCGCGTCGGTGAGTACGTAAAAGATGTCCTGGAGCATGTTCAGCAGGTACTGCTGGAAgaaggcgctcgagatgGACGGGTCGGTGTTGGCCACGTTGTTGATCAGCTCCAGGCAGATGTTGAGGCCAGTGTCGGCGATGTCGCGCATCGTGTGCTTGATCGCCCAGATGATCGAGTCCATCGTCAGCTTGAACTTGACCGGGGGCAgatccagcagcgccgagaaGCAGTGCAGATTgatcgcacgcagcagcttGAAGAAGCCGACACGGTGCTCGGGGAACTCGGCAAAGTCTTGGTTGATCATGTTGAGCGTCGGCTCAAacaccgcgtcgagcaccggcggGATCTTGTCCGTGAGCAggctgccgaggcgcgtcgtgaTCGTCGCCATGACAttgagcacctcggcgtcgcgtgccgcggGGATGTTGCCATGGTAGTCGCCGAGGATCGCGTCCAGCAGCGAGGGGATCAGGTTGGCATTCACCGACTCGAGGTCGTCCGCACGGCGGATGTACGTGTCCACCAGGCGCAGAATGTCCTTTTTGATCGCACGCAGACCGCGGACCATGGGCGTCTTGGTCGCAATCAGGCCATCGGCCTCAACCTTGGCGCTAATGATCCCGCTCACGCTGCGGTACAAGGCGAGCATGTCCAGGTATATGCGGCCGATCTGAGGGAGGAAGAAGGGGCCGATCGAGGTGCAGGCCGACACGTTGGTCTTGAGCACGTTCGACAGCACCTTGATGTTCTCCGGCGAGctgagcacgtcgacgttGCTGTGCGCCTGCTTCATGAGGTTGTCCCATGCATTGTTCGGCAGCTCCATCAGCTTGtcaacgaggcgctcctgcgtcgcgcggttgggctgcgcggcgatcaTGTAACCCACCGCCTCGTAGAAGGTGTGCACCTGCTGGGGCGAAAGGTCCACGGTGATCTGGAGCAAGTTGCGCAGGATCTCGTCGATAAAGGGCTCCTGCTCGCCCGCCTGCTGCATCACAAAGTGGCGGCGGCACTTTTGCGCGATCTTGGAAAAGGTATCGCACGCCATGTCCTGCACACCCTCGTGGGTTTCGTGCATAAACTCGAAGTTCTTGTTCACCACCGTCTTCAAGAACTTCCAGTGAGCCTTGAGGAAACGCGGGTATTGGCCCACGATGTACATGATGTTCGACGCGACAACCGCCTTGTTGTCCTTGCCGCGCTTCATCTCACACAGGCCTAGCAGGTCCTTGATCACGGTAACCAGGAACCGCTTTTCCGTCTCCTCGTTCATCGCACCCGAAATCGAGCCGATGGCCCAGCAGAGCGTGTTGAGGTTCACCCAGGACCATTCGGAACCATCGACCTGCTTGGACAGCTTCTCGGTCATGATGTTTTCCGTGTCCAGGACGTCCAAGTGCGTGAGGTAGACCAGAacctcgcgcatcgccttgTACAGCACGATCGTGTCCGACTCCTTGAGGAATTCGCGGACGATCTCGCCTTCGTCGTTCTCCACGACCAAGACCTCCTCGGGCTTGACCATGCGCTCGATCATGACCAGGCGGAGGTTCGACAGGATGTTCGTGTAGAACGACTTGCGGCCTGtggccgagcgctgcgcctgcgcgccgccgaggttGAGGCCCCAGACCGAGTTGACGTCGTTCATGGGGAACTGCTGGTACTCTTCGTAGAGCTCGCTCACGAGCTTTGCCCAGTACTCCAAGCAGATTTTGAATACCTCACGCTCCGGGACTTGGGACACCTTGATCAGGTAGAGGTGCGCGTTGAGCAGCACCTCTTGGTTCTCGGCGTTCTCCAAGAGACGCACGTGGGAAATGAGGAAGTTGCTCAGGAACAGGGCGAGGTTCAACACCAGCTCCTGGTCCGAGTCCGTGCTCGTCTCGTACACGCCCGCAATGTCGGTCGACGGCGGAATCATGCGGTTGATCGACGTCATGACCATGTTGAAGAGCACGACAAACTTGGGGTCGTactcgctgccgacgtTGAGATTCACTATCTCCGACAGGCACTTGAGCGTCACGTTGCGGAACTCGGGCACTTCCAGGAAGCGTGACACGAGGTTGTCAATGACGTTCGTCTCAAAGATAAAGCCCAGCGGGATCCAGTTCAGAAAGCGGAGCATGGTCTCGAGCGTAGCCTTGATCAGCGACGGCTTCGTCGCCTTCTCCAAGACCTCTGTGCAGAGCTGGAAGACCTCGCCAAACTCGCCGCAGAACTGGTTCTTGAGGTTCCGGGCCTTGGCCTGCGTCATTTGCTCGGCAGAAAAGTCAAAGACCTCTTCCGAGAGCAGGCGCAAGATCGCCATGTTGTTCTCGCAGatcgagagcgacgcgcgcgatgAGGCCACAATTTCTGGGATAAAGTTGGGCCAGTTGTGCGGCCACTCCTGCTTCAGGATCTGGATCAGGGTCGTGtcgagcttgccgagcagcgtgcgctctcGTCGGAGCGTCTCCTCATCCGACGACTGCTGCACGATCATTTCCACAATAAAGTTGCGGATACCCTGCTGCTGGTCCACCGGAAGCACTTTCCAGCGCGTAGAGATGAGACGGTCAAGAATCTGCAGCGCAATGTACTTTGTCTGCGAGTTGCTGCTCTGCTGCAGGATGGCAGGAACGCGTTGCCATGCCTCTGGGTGCTCCTGGAACTGCGCGAGGGTCTGTTGCGCGAGCTTCTGGTCAGCCCCAACGCCCGTATACATCGCAGCCACGATGTTGTCCAGGAGCACCAAATCGAGCTCCTGGCTGAAATCAAGAATCGCCTAGGTCAGTCATCGCAGCCAACGCACCTCCATCGACGCCATACTGTATGGGACGGGTGACGTTACTTGCAAGTCACTGCGCTTTGAATCCAAGCTCGCGACGAGATCCAAGCTGTCTTCCGACGTTCGTACACGCTCCGTGGCGTTGCGGGCCAAGTGTCACGTCCGATCGCGGCGTAGTGGCAAACCCGGCGCGACCGTCACGTGCCAGTGTGCTACACGTGGGCACCGGCGCTCGGACGGCCCTCCCACCCCGTCCTTTGCCGTGTTGCGGTGGCTAGTGGTGCTGTGCTGAGCACCAGCACAGGAGATGAAGGTGCGTGATGAGTGAGGCTGACGCTAGTTTGGTAAACAAATCCTCGGCCAGCAAATCTCAGGATGGGGGTCGTACTATCTTGACTACAAGTTCCTCAAGAAGGTACGTGCCTGGACTGACCCAGATCATCAACTCGCTTGAGAAGGGACGCCTGGGTGATGCTGCACTGTTTGCAACGAGTGTGCGTCCTTCGGGGgatgcgccgagcgaccagccgccgctcgcgaccgagtCGCCTGCGTCCGAGCTGCAGATCCACAAGGCCGCCTTTTTCTTCAagctggagcgcgagctcgagaagaTCAATGCGTTCTATCTGCAGAAAGAGTCAGACTTGCGTGCGCGACTCACGACGCTCATCTCCAAGAAACGCCACCTGatcgcgctcgcgtccgGCCGCTCGTCCGCCGGCGGAGCACTGACCAACAAGGTGGCCATCACGAGCGACTCGCCCTCCTTCGTTGCGCTCCTGGAAGGTTTCCGCTACTTTGAGAAGGacctcgccaagctgcAGCAGTTTATCGAGATCAACGCGACGGGCTTCCGCAAGATCCTCAAAAAGTGGGACAAGCGCAGCAAGTCGCAGACCAAGGAGCTGTACCTGGCGCGCCAGGTCGACGCCCAGCGTACGTACCAATACTCACCCAGCCTGCTTCAATCGCGAATTCATCGCCGAGATGAGCGAcctggccgcggcgagcgtccTGCAGCTCGAAAGCCTCGCGGCAGGCAACGAGCtcccgtcgtcgtcgtacaAGAGCGAGACGGCGATCCTCAAGGGCAGTGTGCCGTATGGCGCGACCAACCTCCCGGGAAGCATCTTTGTCCAGGACACGACGACGCCGGGCAGCGATGCGCTCATCTTTGACtcggagcgccgcatggACTTtgaggcggagcgcgactCGCACTCGAACTCGGACACCCTCAACGAGCTCAGCGAGCGCATCACCGCTGCGATTCACGAGGgcagcgtcgacgaggccaagACACTCCTCGCCGATGCACGCCGCGAGACCGACATGGACAttgatgcggcgctcggcgacgacgcggaaCGGGCGAACAAGATCCAGGCGAatgcgccggtcgcctcGGGCATCGCGCACCAGGTGTGGCGCGCGCTTGCGACCGCGTCCCCATCGGCGATCCACACGGCCATCGTCGCGGGACTGCCGGACTATGCTTTCGTGGACGATATCAATGCACGCACGACACTGCACATTAGCGCGCTCGCAggccagctcgagctggtcaAGGCGTgtgtcgagcacggcgtcgatgtgcgcaaggtcgacgtgtacggccgcgaggcgctggcgtACGCCGCGATGCACGGCCGCGAAGAGATTTGCCAGTACCTCTTGGGCCTCCcgtcctcgcgcgcgagccctTCCTCGCCGCAGGGCTCGATGGTCGACAGCGTGGACCTGGACGGCTTTtcgccgctcgtgcacgcGGTCGTGCGTGGACACACCGGTACGGTGCGCATCCTCCTCGACTACACCGCGGCGATCGGCAGCGTGCCC from Malassezia japonica chromosome 1, complete sequence includes the following:
- the CRM1 gene encoding Karyopherin transporter (EggNog:ENOG503NX17; BUSCO:EOG09260ABY; COG:U; COG:Y) → MASMEAILDFSQELDLVLLDNIVAAMYTGVGADQKLAQQTLAQFQEHPEAWQRVPAILQQSSNSQTKYIALQILDRLISTRWKVLPVDQQQGIRNFIVEMIVQQSSDEETLRRERTLLGKLDTTLIQILKQEWPHNWPNFIPEIVASSRASLSICENNMAILRLLSEEVFDFSAEQMTQAKARNLKNQFCGEFGEVFQLCTEVLEKATKPSLIKATLETMLRFLNWIPLGFIFETNVIDNLVSRFLEVPEFRNVTLKCLSEIVNLNVGSEYDPKFVVLFNMVMTSINRMIPPSTDIAGVYETSTDSDQELVLNLALFLSNFLISHVRLLENAENQEVLLNAHLYLIKVSQVPEREVFKICLEYWAKLVSELYEEYQQFPMNDVNSVWGLNLGGAQAQRSATGRKSFYTNILSNLRLVMIERMVKPEEVLVVENDEGEIVREFLKESDTIVLYKAMREVLVYLTHLDVLDTENIMTEKLSKQVDGSEWSWVNLNTLCWAIGSISGAMNEETEKRFLVTVIKDLLGLCEMKRGKDNKAVVASNIMYIVGQYPRFLKAHWKFLKTVVNKNFEFMHETHEGVQDMACDTFSKIAQKCRRHFVMQQAGEQEPFIDEILRNLLQITVDLSPQQVHTFYEAVGYMIAAQPNRATQERLVDKLMELPNNAWDNLMKQAHSNVDVLSSPENIKVLSNVLKTNVSACTSIGPFFLPQIGRIYLDMLALYRSVSGIISAKVEADGLIATKTPMVRGLRAIKKDILRLVDTYIRRADDLESVNANLIPSLLDAILGDYHGNIPAARDAEVLNVMATITTRLGSLLTDKIPPVLDAVFEPTLNMINQDFAEFPEHRVGFFKLLRAINLHCFSALLDLPPVKFKLTMDSIIWAIKHTMRDIADTGLNICLELINNVANTDPSISSAFFQQYLLNMLQDIFYVLTDADHKSGFKTQCLLLARIFELIETDRVTAPLWDPAQVPDPAMTNRLFIRQYTANLLRTAFPHVQPQYIDQFVSGLCEHASDLAQYKVHLRDFLITSREVAGGSDNSDLFLEEKEAEQHRKAAEERENAAKVPGMLKPSQITEEDEELVCVYDD
- the GOS1 gene encoding protein transport protein gos1 (BUSCO:EOG09265AL8; EggNog:ENOG503NV2S; TransMembrane:1 (i219-237o); COG:U); protein product: MSWEAQSRRVRQVQQRLDAKLTAYSQLVSDAASNSSPLSTAPSVAVDMNSGATSATPDPASLEAEIQALLVQYADAQAELSTLLNDPALPPTQTQLHTVQRHRELLMELERDFFRTKTNLLHALSRKQLLGHVKEDISAYRAQHQSETQAYLDERAHLDRSQRMMDETLDQAYATQSEFRAQRNQLSNTLQRMTNAAAQVPGLNSILTMITRRRRRDTIILAVLIGVCVVILLMVGTRR